In Xiphophorus hellerii strain 12219 chromosome 13, Xiphophorus_hellerii-4.1, whole genome shotgun sequence, the following proteins share a genomic window:
- the LOC116731626 gene encoding gastrula zinc finger protein XlCGF8.2DB-like → MMIHTGEKPFSCVNCGKRFSRKDELTKHMMIHTGEKPFSCVNCGKIFSQKQNLTKHMMIHTGEKPFSCVNCGKIFSQKQNLTKHMMIHTGEKPFSCVNCGKRFSRKDELTKHMMIHTGEKPFSCVNCGKRFSRKDELTKHMMIHTGEKPFSCVNCGKRFSRKDELTKHMMIHTGEKPFSCVNCGKSFSRKQHLTGHMRTHTGEKPFSCVTCGKSFSHKQNLTRHMMIHTVEKPFSCVNCGKGFSQKQELAQHMMIHTSEKPFSCGNCGKCFYRKQYLTQHMMIHTGEKPFLCVNCGKSFSRKQHLTQHMSVTLSIVEYQG, encoded by the exons atgatgattcacacaggtgaaaagccgttttcatgtgtgaactgtggaaagaGATTTAGTCGAAAAGATGAGTTAACTAAGcatatgatgattcacactggtgaaaagccgttttcatgtgtgaactgtggaaaaatttttagtcaaaaacagaatttaactaagcacatgatgattcacactggtgaaaagccgttttcatgtgtgaactgtggaaaaatttttagtcaaaaacagaatttaactaagcacatgatgattcacacaggtgaaaagccgttttcatgtgtgaactgtggaaagaGATTTAGTCGAAAAGATGAGTTAACTAAGcatatgatgattcacactggtgaaaagccgttttcatgtgtgaactgtggaaagaGATTTAGTCGAAAAGATGAGTTAACTAAGcatatgatgattcacactggtgaaaagccgttttcatgtgtgaactgtggaaagaGATTTAGTCGAAAAGATGAgttaactaagcacatgatgattcacactggtgaaaagccgttttcatgtgtgaactgtggaaaaagttttagtcgaaaacagcatttaactggacacatgagaactcatacaggtgaaaagccgttttcatgtgtgacctgtggaaaaagttttagtcacaaacagaatttaactcggcacatgatgatccACACTgttgaaaagcctttttcatgtgtgaactgtggaaaaggttttagtcaaaaacaggagttagctcagcacatgatgattcacaccaGTGAAAAGCCATtctcatgtgggaactgtggaaaatgtttttatcgaAAACAGTATTTAACTCAGCAC atgatgattcacactggtgaaaagccgtttttatgtgtgaactgtggaaaaagttttagtcgaaaacagcatttaactcagcacatgag TGTGACACTCAGCATTGTCGAGTACCAAGGTTAA